The following are from one region of the Vicia villosa cultivar HV-30 ecotype Madison, WI unplaced genomic scaffold, Vvil1.0 ctg.002184F_1_1, whole genome shotgun sequence genome:
- the LOC131638127 gene encoding pantoate--beta-alanine ligase has protein sequence MSPKQPLIIRDKTQMRNWSRSMRSQSKLIAFVPTMGYLHQGHLSLITEAHKHANVVAVSIYVNPGQFSPNEDLSTYPSDFEGDVQKLLSVPGGVDVVFNPKNLYDYGESEGGEGGGGGGDGVVSCVEKSGLGHESWVRVEKLEKGLCGKSRPVFFRGVATIVAKLFNIVEPDVAVFGKKDYQQWRVIQRMVRDLDFAIKVIGCEITRETDGLAMSSRNVHLSSEEREKALSINKSLSRAKSAAEDGQVQCEKLRNLVNQCITDAGGRLDYAEIVDQQSLEKVELIKSPVVFCVAAFFGKVRLIDNMEINL, from the exons ATGTCTCCAAAACAACCTCTAATAATCAGAGACAAAACCCAGATGCGAAACTGGTCAAGGTCAATGCGATCCCAATCCAAACTCATTGCTTTCGTTCCCACCATGGGTTACCTTCACCAAGGCCATCTTTCTCTCATCACAGAAGCTCACAAACACGCCAATGTTGTAGCAGTATCCATCTACGTCAACCCGGGTCAGTTTTCACCTAATGAAGATCTTTCCACTTACCCTTCTGATTTTGAAGGTGATGTTCAGAAGCTTTTGTCTGTTCCTGGTGGGGTTGATGTTGTTTTTAATCCGAAGAATTTGTATGATTATGGGGAGAGTGAGGGTGGTGAGgggggtggtggtggtggtgatgggGTGGTGTCTTGTGTTGAGAAGAGTGGTTTGGGACATGAGAGTTGGGTTAGAGTTGAGAAACTGGAGAAGGGTCTTTGTGGGAAGAGTAGGCCTGTTTTCTTTAGAGGGGTTGCTACTATTGTTGCTAAGTTGTTTAATATTGTGGAGCCTGATGTTGCTGTGTTTGGGAAGAAAGATTATCAGCAGTGGAGAGTTATTCAGAGAATG GTTCGCGATCTTGATTTTGCTATAAAAGTGATAGGTTGTGAAATAACAAGGGAAACCGATGGTCTAGCAATGAGTTCGCGCAATGTACATCTCTCATCTGAAGAGAGGGAAAAG GCACTATCTATAAACAAATCATTATCAAGAGCCAAGTCAGCCGCCGAAGATGGTCAGGTGCAATGTGAGAAATTGAGGAACTTAGTCAACCAATGTATTACTGACGCTGGGGGAAGACTCGACTATGCTGAG aTTGTTGATCAACAGAGTTTAGAGAAAGTGGAGTTGATCAAAAGTCCTGTTGTGTTCTGTGTTGCTGCATTTTTTGGGAAGGTCAGGCTTATAGACAACATGGAAATCAACTTATAA